In the Candidatus Cloacimonas acidaminovorans str. Evry genome, one interval contains:
- a CDS encoding leucine-rich repeat domain-containing protein encodes MKFRKLEILPLALILFFLCVSISPCLAQFAGGTGSEAAPYLVATAQHLNNVRNYAGAFFLQTDDIYLNEEPYNSGFGWLPIGTQSAPFTGSYNGNNFHIYHLYINQPEGNNLGLFGYAHSAVLKNITLKDVYINGKDYIGALIGSATECFIESCSSKGTITGASVTGGLVGSLELSCHLEKCFANCVVNGQFATGGLCGYSKGASEIYSSHSKGTVTGNNATGGLVGIQGNSTLSQCFSTSAVQGNWGAGGLLGVNDTQSSVSYCYSLGSVTGNSNTGGLIGRNVVSQTLFSYWNVESSGQTISAGGIGRTADEMTYPYASNTYTDWDLTDIWQPDTQYFVNGGYPYLQWMYPCPPISHLRYQIENYSVILQWSVPYVASYTSFNIYKNGVLYATVTDSIFIDNNVYHQENYSYQVSAVYLGGESTLSEPVSFTVYFPPLPANCVFPDNGATYIETLPLLQWSPVTYNNYPLPDGYLLEVMSLAGFSVVNIDVGNVTSYQIPNPLDYETEYYWIVTPYTFGEGNTYLYAEDVPNWYFTTQEQIIKPINLTATIENWKNVQLNWNLGEPDWLYWDSGYLNNSIGYVNSPKVWDAACKFAASDLLSHTGKYITQVKFTPCEASSNYRIRIWSGDDNNIGPSVLLVDQPLQTNDLIMNNWNTVSLITPVQIQPATAYWIGYNIDQVLAYTYPAGVDEGPVVPGKGAILNDGYNWMELMEANSNLNYNFCIRAYVQSSFRELTELPLLNIPVSPNQEKTTSLGTLAASSNSLQIPLRGLQNFNIYRNGTLIGNSYYPYYYDENLSQGDYTYYVTALYETAESEPSNPATVTISYIYPPQNVSAALIDSLLQISWQPSVSGLEQGYILYRLQEGQEDEEYLWEQIGYTTGELTFYDFAWQNLPTGNYRWAIKAHYEDDNYSTPAFSNKLIKIPVIAVTPTSIYQELTTQDTCYVQINVHNPGNAPLNWNCQIISDDYVVTRQDKRATNRDLCISITPSYGTLEPGATALCLLEFTPADTVGVYHYNLQFNSNDITNPVIQIPADFVVHSPIAYIPDANFRMAINEALGQSSDYQPTIADLQGLTGTLNAWDRNIISIEGAQYLTNLQVMYLYSNQISDLSPLAGLANLQELLLYANQISDISPLAGLNNLQYLLLQYNQISDLSPLAGLTNLQNLILAYNQISDISPLAGLTNLQVLDLYSNQISYLSPLAGLTNLQELYLHSNQISDLSPLAGMTNLRVINLKNNQISDLSPLAGLTNLQYLLLGWNKINDISPLAGLTNLWSLNLSYNQISDLSPLAGLTNLWYLYLDNNPISYESMLLSQSWALPWSTSSYNPLSPCYPDPNRGATNVLVNYPLSWQGNYENIPDVSYEVWLGISPDSLIYQGVVTQMLNTTEHQYCFNITLQTNTPYYWRIRAVASADTIWSGMWSFTTGEEYYQPVIAVTPTIIYQELTTAETSQIEITITNNGTAPLNWNSNIVLTRAEQKTGTHPCINKEVKIDKELNAGRENTAENRMRQREEDGQMLMRDGKPVNPLSEYGIDEKTDIERMKAEKRYFNSVSRDRMLSDKFGLEGIDSDGRKANIKDNDRDSTSTMPDINLLPSSGTIEPNSSVTCILNFIPKDTPGTYNYELQLSSNDPVSPLITVPLKYVVNSPIAYIPDDNFRMAINDALGQPSYYQPTIADLQGLTGYLYAEGRNIISIEGAQYFTNLDSLYLSYNQISNLNPLAGLTNLKGLNLGSNQISDINPLAGLTNISWLFLFGNYISNIAPLEGLYNLRNLQLHYNQISDITPLAALIDIGGIALGSNQIVDITPLAGLTHLIGLELYHNQINNIDALSGLINLQWLYLDGNQIIDISPLAGLSILRELYLENNQINDISTLSELNNLQYLFLYNNQISDLSPLAGLTNLWWLLLDGNPISYESMLLAQSWSLPWSTTSYNSLSPCYPDPNRGATNVLVNYPLSWQGNYENSPDVYYEVWLGISPDSLVYQGSVTQMVNTTEHQYSFNITLQANTQYYWRVKAISATEQIWSGMWSFTTGEEYYQPVIAVTPPSIYQELTTAETSQIEITITNNGTAPLNWNSNIVLTRAEQKTGTHPCINKEVKIDKELNAGRENTAENRMRQREEDRQMLRRDGKPVNPLSEYGIDEKTDIERMKAEKMYFNSVSRDRMLSDKFGLEGIDSDGRKANTQDNIKDNVRDSTSTMPDINLSPSSGTIEPYSSVTCILNFIPKDTPGTYSYELQLSSNDPVSPLITVPLEYIVNSPIAYIPDDNFRMAINDALGQPSDYQPTIADLQGLAGNLHADGRNIISIEGAQYLTNLQSLDLDSNQISDLSPLAGLTNLLELYLLDNMINYLSPLAGLTNLQYLDLGGNQISDLSPLAGLTNLQDLYLGWNQINYLSPLAGLTNLQELDLNNNQISNINPLAGLTNLQKLYLYYNQISDLSPLSGLTNLQYLLLEYNQISNISPLAGLTNLQVLDLYSNQISDLSPLAELTNLWYLDLSYNQISDLSPLVGLVNLQGLWLDNNQINDLSPLIGLTNLQYLHLYYNQISDLSPLTGLTNLHYLYLAYNQISDLSSVEGLTNLQELYLDYNPISYESMLLAQSWSLPWSTTTYNPLSPCYPVPNRGATNVLVNYPLSWQGNYENSPDVYYELWLGISPVELFYQGVGTQMVNTTEHLYSFNPILEPYTQYYWRVRVVSSTAQIWSGMWSFTTGEGYYQPVIAVTPPSIYQELTTAETSQREITITNNGTAPLNWNSNIVLTRAEQKTGTHPCLIPENNNEQEQNYSAEKRYFNSVSRDRMLSDKFGLEGIDSDGRKANTQDNITDNVRDSTFTMPEINLSPSSGTIEPYSSVTCILNFIPKDTPGTYNYELQLSSNDPVSPLITVPLEYIVNSPIAYIPDDNFRMAINDALGQPSDYQPTIADLQGLAGNLHADGRNIISIEGAQYLTNLQSLDLDSNQISDLSPLAGLTNLQELYLYYNQISDLSPLAELTNLQYLDLGGNQISDLSPLAGLNNLQELYLYWNQIGDLSPLAGLTNLQELDLYSNQISDLSPLAELTNLWYLDLSYNQISDLSPLAGLTNLQDLYLGWNQINYLSPLAGLTNLQVLNLYSNQISDLSPLAELTNLQYLHLYYNQISDLSPLTGLTNLHYLYLAYNQISDLSPLIGLTNLQYLHLYYNQISDISPLAELTNLQYLWLDSNQISDLSPLAGLTNLWWLWLDGNPISYESMLLAQSWSLPWSTTSYNPLSPCYPDPNRDATNVLVNYPLSWKGNYENSPDVYYEVWLGFNPYLLFYQGVVTQMVNTTEYLYSFNPILEPYTQYYWRVRVISATEQIWSGMWSFTTGAYGAGNTSMLEPVPVTLAINALQNQVRLSWQRRRDEESYYVYWSENPYAEFPEGWNGPVNVTETSFTDTLSNKCFYRVFAVPNMRGEIENKQNTKPRAIMPKRGE; translated from the coding sequence ATGAAATTCCGAAAACTTGAAATCCTGCCTTTAGCACTTATTTTATTTTTCCTCTGTGTATCAATCAGCCCTTGTTTGGCTCAATTTGCCGGAGGAACAGGTTCTGAGGCAGCACCCTATTTGGTTGCCACTGCACAACATTTAAACAATGTGCGGAATTATGCCGGTGCGTTCTTTTTACAAACCGACGATATTTATCTAAACGAAGAACCTTATAATTCAGGATTTGGCTGGTTACCTATAGGCACTCAGTCCGCTCCTTTTACAGGTTCTTATAATGGCAATAATTTTCATATTTACCACCTATACATCAATCAACCTGAGGGAAATAATCTGGGTTTGTTTGGTTATGCCCATTCTGCTGTCCTGAAAAATATTACTCTAAAAGATGTATACATCAACGGAAAGGACTATATCGGTGCTCTGATTGGATCAGCAACAGAGTGTTTTATTGAAAGTTGCAGCAGCAAAGGCACAATTACAGGCGCTTCTGTAACCGGTGGTTTAGTTGGTTCTTTGGAACTATCCTGCCATCTGGAAAAATGCTTTGCTAATTGTGTGGTCAACGGTCAATTTGCTACCGGCGGACTTTGCGGCTATAGTAAAGGCGCTAGTGAAATTTATTCTTCTCATAGCAAAGGAACTGTTACAGGTAATAATGCTACCGGTGGTCTGGTTGGTATACAAGGAAATTCTACTTTAAGCCAATGTTTTTCTACTTCCGCTGTTCAGGGAAATTGGGGTGCTGGTGGATTACTTGGAGTTAATGACACCCAAAGTTCGGTTTCTTACTGTTATTCTCTCGGTAGCGTTACAGGAAATAGTAATACTGGTGGACTTATTGGCAGAAATGTTGTCAGCCAAACACTTTTTAGCTATTGGAATGTGGAAAGCAGCGGACAGACAATTTCTGCCGGTGGAATTGGTAGAACTGCAGACGAAATGACTTATCCTTATGCCTCAAACACTTATACCGACTGGGATTTAACCGATATTTGGCAACCCGATACTCAATATTTTGTGAATGGGGGTTATCCCTATTTGCAATGGATGTATCCCTGCCCTCCGATTTCTCATTTACGCTATCAGATAGAAAATTACTCCGTTATTTTACAGTGGAGCGTTCCTTATGTTGCTTCTTATACGAGCTTTAATATCTATAAAAACGGAGTGCTTTATGCTACTGTTACCGATAGCATTTTTATAGATAATAATGTATATCACCAGGAAAATTATAGCTATCAGGTTAGTGCTGTGTATTTAGGGGGAGAATCAACACTTTCTGAACCAGTTTCTTTTACTGTGTATTTTCCGCCTCTGCCTGCCAATTGTGTTTTTCCTGATAATGGAGCTACCTATATAGAGACCTTGCCTCTTTTGCAATGGTCTCCTGTTACTTATAATAATTATCCTTTGCCAGATGGCTATTTATTGGAAGTTATGAGTTTAGCAGGGTTCTCGGTGGTGAATATAGATGTGGGAAATGTTACATCTTATCAAATCCCTAATCCTTTAGATTATGAAACAGAATATTATTGGATAGTTACTCCTTACACTTTCGGCGAGGGAAATACCTATCTTTATGCCGAAGATGTGCCCAATTGGTATTTTACCACCCAAGAACAGATAATTAAACCCATAAACCTTACTGCCACTATTGAAAACTGGAAAAATGTCCAATTGAACTGGAATCTGGGTGAGCCCGATTGGCTTTATTGGGATTCAGGATATTTAAATAATTCTATCGGATATGTTAATAGTCCGAAAGTTTGGGATGCTGCCTGTAAATTTGCTGCGTCTGATTTGCTTTCTCACACCGGAAAATATATCACTCAAGTTAAATTTACTCCCTGCGAAGCCAGTTCTAACTACAGAATAAGAATCTGGAGTGGCGACGATAATAATATTGGTCCTTCCGTTCTTTTAGTAGATCAACCGCTACAGACGAACGATCTTATTATGAATAACTGGAATACTGTTTCTTTAATTACCCCCGTGCAAATTCAACCTGCAACTGCCTATTGGATTGGCTATAATATAGATCAGGTTTTGGCATATACCTATCCTGCTGGAGTAGATGAAGGTCCTGTAGTTCCAGGAAAAGGAGCTATACTTAATGATGGTTATAACTGGATGGAATTAATGGAAGCCAATAGCAATCTTAATTATAATTTCTGTATCCGGGCTTATGTCCAAAGCAGTTTTAGAGAACTGACAGAATTGCCTTTACTGAATATTCCTGTTAGCCCTAATCAGGAAAAAACTACTTCCTTAGGAACTCTGGCTGCATCTTCAAACTCTCTCCAAATTCCCCTACGCGGGTTGCAGAATTTTAATATCTACAGGAATGGAACTCTGATTGGTAATAGCTATTATCCTTACTATTATGATGAAAACCTGAGCCAGGGGGATTATACTTACTATGTAACTGCTCTCTATGAAACCGCTGAATCCGAACCTTCCAATCCTGCCACGGTAACTATTTCCTATATTTACCCTCCGCAAAATGTTTCTGCTGCTCTTATTGATAGTTTATTACAAATTTCCTGGCAGCCGTCAGTTTCCGGATTGGAACAGGGTTATATTCTTTATAGATTACAGGAAGGACAGGAAGATGAGGAATACCTTTGGGAACAAATCGGCTATACTACAGGCGAACTTACCTTTTATGACTTTGCCTGGCAAAACCTTCCTACCGGAAATTATAGATGGGCTATTAAAGCTCACTATGAAGACGACAACTATTCCACACCCGCTTTCTCCAATAAACTTATTAAAATTCCAGTTATTGCTGTAACTCCTACCAGTATCTATCAGGAATTAACTACTCAAGATACCTGTTATGTCCAAATTAATGTCCACAATCCAGGAAATGCTCCCCTAAATTGGAATTGCCAGATAATATCGGATGACTATGTTGTAACCAGACAAGACAAAAGAGCAACTAATAGGGATTTGTGTATATCTATAACTCCTTCTTATGGAACTCTTGAACCTGGAGCAACAGCACTTTGCCTGTTGGAATTTACACCTGCTGATACAGTTGGCGTTTATCATTATAACCTGCAATTTAATTCTAATGATATAACTAATCCTGTAATCCAAATTCCGGCAGATTTTGTTGTCCACAGCCCTATTGCCTATATCCCTGATGCAAATTTCCGAATGGCAATCAATGAGGCCTTAGGTCAATCCTCTGATTATCAACCTACTATAGCAGATCTACAAGGATTAACAGGAACCTTAAATGCATGGGATAGGAATATTATTAGTATAGAAGGTGCTCAATATTTGACTAATCTGCAAGTGATGTATCTTTATAGTAACCAGATAAGTGACCTTAGTCCCTTAGCGGGTCTGGCTAATCTGCAAGAGCTGTTGCTTTATGCTAACCAGATAAGTGATATTAGTCCTTTAGCAGGGTTGAATAATCTGCAATATCTGTTGCTTCAATATAACCAGATAAGTGACCTTAGTCCCTTAGCGGGTCTGACTAATCTGCAAAATCTGATTCTTGCTTATAACCAGATAAGTGATATTAGTCCCTTAGCGGGTCTGACTAATCTGCAAGTGCTGGATCTTTATTCTAACCAGATAAGTTACCTAAGTCCTTTAGCGGGTCTAACTAATCTGCAAGAGCTGTATCTTCATTCTAACCAGATAAGTGACCTTAGTCCTTTAGCCGGGATGACTAATCTGCGAGTAATCAATCTTAAAAATAACCAGATAAGTGACCTTAGTCCTTTAGCGGGTCTGACTAATCTGCAATATCTGTTGCTTGGTTGGAACAAGATAAATGATATTAGTCCTTTAGCCGGGCTGACTAATCTTTGGTCTCTGAATCTTTCATATAACCAGATAAGTGACCTTAGTCCTTTAGCCGGGTTGACTAATCTTTGGTATCTGTATCTTGATAATAATCCTATTTCTTATGAGTCAATGTTGCTTTCTCAGAGTTGGGCTTTGCCTTGGTCAACATCAAGTTATAATCCCCTTTCCCCTTGTTATCCTGATCCGAATAGAGGTGCTACGAATGTTTTAGTAAATTATCCTTTATCCTGGCAGGGGAATTATGAGAATATCCCAGATGTAAGCTATGAGGTTTGGTTAGGGATTAGCCCTGATTCACTTATCTATCAGGGTGTTGTAACTCAAATGTTAAATACTACGGAACATCAATATTGCTTTAATATAACTCTGCAAACAAACACTCCATACTATTGGCGTATAAGAGCTGTTGCCTCAGCTGATACAATCTGGAGTGGAATGTGGAGTTTCACTACCGGTGAAGAATACTACCAACCAGTTATTGCTGTTACTCCAACCATTATTTATCAGGAATTAACTACTGCAGAAACCAGCCAAATTGAAATAACTATTACCAATAATGGCACTGCTCCCCTTAACTGGAATAGTAATATTGTCTTAACCCGGGCAGAACAGAAAACAGGAACTCATCCTTGCATTAACAAAGAAGTAAAGATAGACAAGGAACTAAACGCGGGAAGGGAAAACACAGCGGAAAATAGAATGAGACAGAGAGAGGAAGATGGGCAAATGCTAATGAGAGATGGTAAACCGGTAAATCCTCTAAGCGAATATGGCATAGATGAGAAAACTGACATTGAAAGAATGAAAGCAGAAAAAAGGTATTTTAATAGTGTAAGTAGAGATAGAATGTTGTCTGATAAATTTGGTTTAGAGGGAATAGATAGTGATGGCAGAAAGGCAAATATAAAAGATAATGATAGAGATAGCACCTCCACAATGCCGGATATTAACCTTTTGCCTTCTTCCGGAACTATAGAACCCAATTCTTCTGTAACCTGCATCCTGAATTTTATTCCTAAAGATACACCTGGCACCTATAACTATGAACTTCAGCTCTCATCCAATGATCCTGTTTCACCTCTTATTACAGTTCCTCTTAAATATGTAGTTAACAGCCCCATTGCCTATATCCCTGATGATAATTTCCGAATGGCAATCAATGATGCCTTAGGTCAACCCTCTTACTATCAACCTACCATAGCTGATCTACAAGGATTAACAGGATACTTGTATGCTGAGGGTCGGAATATAATTAGCATAGAAGGTGCTCAATATTTTACAAATTTGGATTCTCTGTATTTGTCTTATAACCAAATAAGTAATCTCAATCCCTTAGCTGGTTTAACTAATCTAAAAGGTCTGAATCTTGGCAGTAACCAGATAAGTGATATCAATCCCTTAGCCGGGCTTACAAATATTAGTTGGTTATTTCTTTTTGGTAATTATATTAGTAATATAGCTCCTTTGGAAGGATTATATAATCTAAGAAATCTGCAGCTTCATTATAACCAAATAAGTGATATTACTCCTTTAGCAGCATTGATTGATATAGGAGGTATAGCACTTGGCAGTAATCAAATAGTTGACATTACTCCTTTGGCAGGGCTTACTCATTTAATAGGACTTGAACTTTATCATAATCAGATAAATAATATTGATGCCTTATCAGGACTAATAAATTTACAATGGTTATATCTTGATGGAAATCAGATAATTGACATTAGCCCCTTGGCAGGATTAAGTATTCTACGAGAGTTATATTTAGAAAATAACCAGATAAATGATATAAGCACTTTATCAGAGTTAAATAATCTGCAATATCTATTTCTATATAATAACCAGATAAGTGACCTTAGTCCCTTAGCGGGGTTGACTAATCTTTGGTGGTTGTTGCTTGATGGTAATCCTATATCTTATGAGTCAATGCTACTTGCTCAGAGTTGGTCTTTACCTTGGTCAACAACAAGTTACAATTCTCTTTCTCCTTGTTATCCTGATCCGAATAGAGGTGCTACCAATGTTTTAGTAAACTATCCTTTATCCTGGCAGGGGAATTATGAAAATAGCCCAGATGTATATTATGAGGTCTGGTTAGGGATTAGCCCAGATTCACTTGTCTATCAAGGTTCTGTAACTCAAATGGTAAATACTACGGAACATCAATATTCCTTTAATATAACTCTGCAAGCAAACACTCAATACTATTGGCGTGTGAAAGCTATTTCGGCAACAGAACAAATCTGGAGTGGAATGTGGAGTTTCACTACCGGTGAAGAATACTACCAGCCAGTTATTGCTGTTACTCCACCCAGTATTTATCAGGAATTAACAACGGCAGAAACCAGCCAAATAGAAATAACTATTACCAATAATGGCACTGCTCCCCTTAACTGGAATAGTAATATTGTCTTAACCCGGGCAGAGCAGAAAACAGGAACTCATCCTTGCATTAACAAAGAAGTAAAGATAGACAAGGAACTAAACGCGGGAAGGGAAAACACAGCGGAAAATAGAATGAGACAGAGAGAGGAAGATAGGCAAATGCTAAGGAGAGATGGTAAACCGGTAAATCCTCTAAGTGAATATGGCATAGATGAGAAAACAGACATTGAAAGAATGAAAGCAGAAAAAATGTATTTTAATAGTGTAAGTAGAGATAGAATGTTGTCTGATAAATTTGGTTTAGAGGGAATAGATAGTGATGGCAGAAAGGCAAATACCCAAGATAATATAAAAGATAATGTTAGAGATAGCACATCCACAATGCCGGATATTAACCTTTCGCCTTCTTCCGGAACTATAGAACCATATTCTTCGGTAACCTGTATCCTGAATTTTATTCCTAAAGATACACCTGGCACCTATAGCTATGAACTTCAGCTCTCATCCAATGATCCTGTCTCACCTCTTATTACCGTTCCTCTTGAATATATAGTTAACAGCCCTATTGCCTATATCCCTGATGACAATTTTAGAATGGCAATCAATGATGCCTTAGGTCAACCCTCTGACTATCAACCTACCATAGCAGATCTACAAGGATTAGCTGGAAATTTACATGCTGATGGTCGGAATATTATTAGCATAGAAGGTGCTCAATATCTGACTAATCTGCAATCGCTGGATCTTGATTCTAACCAGATAAGTGACCTTAGTCCTTTAGCGGGTTTGACTAATCTGCTAGAGCTGTATCTTTTGGATAACATGATAAATTACCTTAGTCCATTAGCCGGGCTGACTAATCTGCAATATTTGGATCTTGGGGGTAACCAGATAAGTGACCTTAGTCCCTTAGCGGGTCTGACTAATCTACAAGATTTGTATCTTGGTTGGAACCAGATAAATTACCTTAGTCCTTTAGCGGGTTTGACTAATCTGCAAGAGCTGGATCTTAATAATAACCAGATAAGTAACATCAATCCTTTAGCCGGGCTAACTAATCTGCAAAAGCTGTATCTTTATTATAACCAGATAAGTGACCTTAGTCCTTTATCAGGGCTGACTAATCTTCAATATCTGTTGCTTGAATATAACCAGATAAGTAACATCAGTCCTTTAGCGGGTTTGACTAATCTGCAAGTGCTGGATCTTTATTCTAACCAGATAAGTGACCTTAGTCCCTTAGCGGAGCTGACTAATCTGTGGTATCTAGATCTTAGTTATAACCAGATAAGTGACCTTAGTCCCTTAGTGGGTCTGGTTAATCTGCAAGGTCTGTGGCTTGATAACAACCAGATAAATGACCTCAGTCCTTTAATCGGGCTGACTAATCTGCAATATCTGCATCTTTATTATAACCAGATAAGTGACCTTAGTCCTTTAACCGGGCTGACTAATCTGCATTATCTGTATCTTGCTTATAACCAGATAAGTGACCTTAGTTCTGTAGAGGGTCTGACTAATCTGCAAGAGCTGTATCTGGATTATAATCCTATATCTTATGAATCAATGTTGCTTGCTCAGAGTTGGTCTTTACCTTGGTCAACAACAACTTACAATCCCCTTTCCCCTTGCTATCCTGTTCCGAATAGAGGTGCTACCAATGTTTTAGTAAACTATCCTTTATCCTGGCAGGGGAATTATGAAAATAGCCCAGATGTATATTATGAGCTCTGGTTAGGGATTAGCCCTGTTGAACTATTCTATCAAGGTGTTGGAACTCAAATGGTAAATACTACGGAACATCTTTATTCCTTCAACCCAATACTGGAACCATACACTCAATACTATTGGCGTGTGAGGGTTGTTTCATCCACCGCACAAATCTGGAGTGGTATGTGGAGTTTCACTACAGGGGAAGGATACTACCAGCCAGTTATTGCTGTTACTCCACCCAGTATTTATCAGGAATTAACTACTGCAGAAACCAGCCAAAGAGAAATAACTATTACCAATAATGGCACTGCTCCCCTTAACTGGAATAGTAATATTGTCTTAACCCGGGCAGAGCAGAAAACAGGAACTCATCCTTGTCTTATTCCGGAAAATAATAACGAGCAGGAACAAAACTATAGCGCAGAAAAAAGGTATTTTAATAGTGTAAGTAGAGATAGAATGTTGTCTGATAAATTTGGTTTAGAGGGAATAGATAGTGATGGCAGAAAGGCAAATACCCAAGATAATATAACAGATAATGTTAGAGATAGCACATTCACAATGCCGGAAATTAACCTTTCGCCTTCTTCCGGAACTATAGAACCCTATTCTTCTGTAACCTGTATCCTGAATTTTATTCCTAAAGATACACCTGGCACCTATAACTATGAACTTCAGCTCTCCTCCAATGATCCTGTCTCACCTCTTATTACCGTTCCTCTTGAATATATAGTTAACAGCCCTATTGCCTATATCCCTGATGACAATTTTAGAATGGCAATCAATGATGCCTTAGGTCAACCCTCTGACTATCAACCTACCATAGCAGATCTACAAGGATTAGCTGGAAATTTACATGCTGATGGTCGGAATATTATTAGCATAGAAGGTGCTCAATATCTGACTAATCTGCAATCGCTGGATCTTGATTCTAACCAGATAAGTGACCTTAGTCCTTTAGCGGGTTTGACTAATCTGCAAGAGCTGTATCTTTATTATAACCAGATAAGTGACCTTAGTCCCTTAGCCGAGCTGACTAATCTGCAATATTTGGATCTTGGGGGTAACCAGATAAGTGACCTTAGTCCTTTAGCCGGTCTGAATAATCTGCAAGAGCTGTATCTTTATTGGAATCAGATAGGTGACCTTAGTCCTTTAGCGGGTTTGACTAATCTGCAAGAGCTGGATCTTTATTCTAACCAGATAAGTGACCTTAGTCCCTTAGCGGAGCTGACTAATCTGTGGTATCTAGATCTTAGTTATAACCAGATAAGTGACCTTAGTCCCTTAGCGGGTCTGACTAATCTACAAGATTTGTATCTTGGTTGGAACCAGATAAATTACCTTAGTCCTTTAGCGGGTTTGACTAATCTGCAAGTGCTGAATCTTTATTCTAACCAGATAAGTGACCTTAGTCCCTTAGCGGAGCTGACTAATCTGCAATATCTGCATCTTTATTATAACCAGATAAGTGACCTTAGTCCTTTAACCGGGCTGACTAATCTGCATTATCTGTATCTTGCTTATAACCAGATAAGTGACCTTAGTCCTTTAATCGGGCTGACTAATCTGCAATATCTGCATCTTTATTATAACCAGATAAGTGACATTAGTCCTTTAGCCGAGCTGACTAATCTGCAATATCTGTGGCTTGATTCTAACCAGATAAGTGACCTTAGTCCCTTAGCGGGGTTGACTAATCTTTGGTGGCTGTGGCTTGATGGTAATCCTATATCTTATGAGTCAATGCTACTTGCTCAGAGTTGGTCTTTACCTTGGTCAACAACAAGTTATAATCCCCTTTCCCCTTGTTATCCTGATCCGAATAGAGATGCTACCAATGTTTTAGTAAACTATCCTTTATCCTGGAAAGGGAATTATGAAAATAGCCCAGATGTATATTATGAGGTCTGGTTAGGGTTTAATCCATATTTACTGTTCTATCAGGGTGTTGTAACTCAAATGGTAAATACTACGGAATATCTTTATTCCTTCAACCCAATACTGGAACCCTACACTCAATACTATTGGCGTGTGAGGGTTATTTCGGCAACCGAACAAATCTGGAGTGGTATGTGGAGTTTCACTACCGGTGCTTATGGAGCGGGTAATACATCTATGTTAGAACCGGTTCCTGTTACTTTAGCGATAAATGCCTTACAAAATCAAGTGCGTTTATCTTGGCAACGCAGAAGGGATGAGGAAAGCTACTATGTATATTGGTCGGAAAATCCTTATGCGGAGTTTCCGGAGGGTTGGAACGGTCCTGTAAATGTAACAGAGACCAGCTTTACGGATACTCTCTCCAATAAATGTTTCTACCGGGTATTTGCCGTGCCTAATATGCGGGGAGAAATAGAAAATAAACAAAATACAAAGCCGAGGGCAATTATGCCTAAAAGAGGAGAATAA